A single candidate division KSB1 bacterium DNA region contains:
- a CDS encoding cell division protein FtsQ, protein MHSMDYRFRYRTVSVRRKRRWLVIGTRIGLALWTVALWAGLLLPGSGSSPESAHQANSGTAVAASVGIARPQGSRGDLVALNALRELSEMRLPKATPLAYLNSTRFPVDGRGRLLSPEAIQRRRDLPIVTCANAEVDPDRNQVATSEVLEALHFLAVSQQTSLPLYCRISQVAIDPKLGIVLYLEDVGVPVLVGKGHVKRKVAYLATVLRHLDTDQGLAHVRFLDLRLEGQVVARMERGS, encoded by the coding sequence ATGCACAGCATGGACTACCGGTTCCGCTACCGCACCGTGTCAGTCCGACGCAAACGGAGATGGCTGGTAATCGGTACCAGGATAGGATTAGCACTCTGGACCGTGGCCCTGTGGGCGGGCCTCCTGCTTCCAGGCTCGGGCAGTTCTCCAGAGTCTGCGCACCAAGCAAACTCGGGCACCGCAGTGGCCGCAAGCGTTGGTATTGCCCGCCCGCAAGGTAGCCGTGGTGACCTGGTGGCACTGAATGCGCTCCGTGAGCTATCAGAGATGCGGCTGCCAAAGGCAACGCCGCTTGCCTATCTCAACTCCACCCGTTTCCCGGTGGATGGGCGAGGGCGACTGCTCTCTCCGGAAGCCATCCAGCGGCGGCGGGACCTGCCCATTGTCACCTGTGCAAATGCCGAAGTGGACCCCGACCGGAATCAGGTTGCGACAAGCGAGGTCTTGGAAGCCTTGCACTTCCTGGCCGTCAGCCAGCAGACCAGCTTGCCGCTGTACTGTCGCATTTCCCAGGTTGCCATAGACCCGAAGCTGGGCATTGTGCTCTACCTTGAGGACGTGGGGGTACCGGTGCTTGTTGGCAAGGGACACGTGAAACGGAAGGTGGCCTACCTTGCCACCGTCCTGCGCCACCTCGACACAGACCAAGGCCTGGCTCATGTCAGGTTCTTGGACCTGCGCCTTGAGGGTCAAGTGGTTGCCAGAATGGAGCGGGGGAGCTAA
- the ftsA gene encoding cell division protein FtsA, with product MEYIASLDVGTTKVAAIIAEVDDEENVNIVGVGTTPCEGLRHGMVVNLERTVLAIAETMEKAEQMAGVQAPPVVVGIAGPHIRGINGRGVVAVSGPDREITPTDVERVIAAAQAMALPSDRELIHIIRQEFVVDEQRGIKDPVGLCGVRLEAEVYIVTAALTALQNLCRSIEKAGYQVGGVVLESLASAYAVMAEQETEQGGILLDLGGGTTDIAVFFEGSLRHTASVTLGGRNVTSDLAYGLRTSLAEAERIKVAHGSSHHREGDKESFVEVTALSGQSVRKVSKAVLVDIIQPRMEEILTLAHQEVQKCDYSRLAPAGVVVTGGGATLEGTLELCEEIFGAPARLGVPQGFSGLTAEVQNPAYATAVGLILYQVRHPDEYGGSSVEGPQRSTILRRLFDWLRSR from the coding sequence ATGGAGTATATAGCAAGCCTCGATGTCGGCACGACGAAGGTTGCCGCCATTATTGCCGAGGTAGACGACGAGGAAAACGTAAACATTGTCGGCGTGGGCACTACCCCGTGCGAGGGCCTGCGGCACGGCATGGTGGTGAACCTGGAAAGGACCGTGCTGGCTATCGCAGAGACGATGGAGAAGGCGGAGCAGATGGCTGGCGTGCAGGCGCCGCCGGTGGTCGTGGGGATTGCCGGCCCCCATATCAGGGGAATTAACGGCCGGGGCGTGGTAGCCGTCAGTGGCCCTGACCGGGAGATCACCCCCACGGACGTGGAGCGGGTGATTGCAGCGGCCCAGGCCATGGCGCTTCCGTCGGACCGCGAGCTCATCCACATCATCCGTCAGGAATTTGTCGTTGATGAACAGCGGGGAATCAAGGACCCTGTGGGGTTGTGTGGAGTGCGACTGGAGGCCGAGGTCTACATCGTGACTGCCGCACTCACCGCATTGCAAAACCTCTGTCGCAGCATCGAAAAGGCTGGTTACCAGGTCGGCGGCGTGGTATTGGAGAGTCTGGCATCGGCCTATGCGGTCATGGCCGAGCAGGAGACAGAGCAGGGCGGCATCCTCCTTGACTTGGGTGGCGGTACCACCGACATCGCGGTCTTTTTTGAAGGGTCGCTTCGTCACACCGCCTCAGTCACCCTCGGAGGGCGCAACGTGACCAGCGACCTTGCCTACGGTCTACGCACCTCGCTGGCAGAGGCCGAGCGCATCAAGGTGGCGCACGGCAGCAGCCACCATCGGGAAGGCGACAAGGAGAGCTTCGTTGAAGTCACCGCCCTGAGCGGTCAGAGCGTGCGCAAGGTGTCTAAAGCGGTGTTGGTGGACATCATTCAGCCGCGCATGGAAGAGATCTTGACCCTGGCGCATCAGGAGGTGCAGAAGTGCGACTATAGCCGCCTGGCCCCTGCGGGGGTTGTGGTGACTGGGGGTGGGGCAACTCTGGAAGGAACGCTGGAACTCTGCGAGGAGATTTTTGGCGCGCCAGCTCGCCTAGGTGTGCCCCAGGGCTTTTCCGGACTGACTGCAGAGGTCCAGAACCCTGCGTATGCCACCGCCGTGGGCCTGATTCTTTATCAAGTCCGCCACCCCGATGAGTACGGCGGATCCTCGGTGGAGGGCCCCCAGAGGTCCACCATACTGCGACGATTATTTGACTGGTTGCGCAGTCGTTGA
- the ftsZ gene encoding cell division protein FtsZ: MGIKKLCAKAREESSMNLTIQFDERPDPAARLRVVGVGGAGCNAVSRMVEAGLAGVEFIGLNTDVQALAQCKAPVRLQIGRMTTKGLGAGADPEVGRRAIEESREAVAEALTDSDLVFVTAGMGGGTGTGAGPIVAEIAKDLGALTVAIVTKPFDFEGLKRMRRAEEGIAEFKDRVDTLIVVPNQRLLEIVPKDTPLTEAFRLADEVLLNATKGISDLIMVPGLINLDFADVRTVMTEAGDALMGTGVASGDDRAVAAARAAISSPLVGETSILGAAGLLVNVTGPPNLSLHEVSTAATIIRDAAGPDANIIFGAVLNPKMKNEVRVTVIATGFGRHARPKPEPPEAMWQAKLPSSLEPSEIPAFARKIVAEEPVNGNNGFEEAEQAEEMVFENERDEPAYLRKRRRLF; the protein is encoded by the coding sequence ATGGGCATCAAGAAGTTGTGCGCAAAGGCACGAGAGGAGTCGTCCATGAACCTGACCATCCAATTTGACGAGAGACCAGACCCTGCGGCCAGGTTGCGTGTGGTGGGCGTGGGGGGCGCCGGTTGTAACGCGGTCAGTCGCATGGTGGAAGCGGGCTTGGCAGGCGTGGAGTTCATCGGCCTGAACACCGATGTGCAGGCCCTGGCGCAGTGTAAGGCGCCGGTGCGGTTGCAGATTGGGCGCATGACGACTAAGGGGCTGGGCGCAGGGGCCGACCCAGAGGTGGGCCGGCGCGCCATCGAAGAAAGCCGCGAAGCGGTGGCTGAAGCACTCACCGACTCTGACCTGGTCTTTGTCACCGCCGGCATGGGCGGCGGCACCGGCACCGGTGCAGGACCCATCGTGGCCGAAATCGCCAAGGACCTGGGCGCCCTCACCGTCGCCATCGTCACCAAGCCCTTTGACTTCGAAGGGCTCAAGCGCATGCGGCGGGCGGAGGAAGGGATCGCCGAGTTCAAAGATCGCGTGGATACCCTGATCGTAGTGCCAAACCAGCGGCTTTTGGAAATCGTTCCCAAAGATACGCCGCTCACCGAGGCCTTCCGGCTTGCCGATGAGGTGCTGCTCAATGCCACCAAGGGGATCTCCGATCTGATCATGGTGCCAGGGCTCATTAACCTGGACTTTGCAGACGTGCGCACGGTGATGACCGAGGCCGGCGACGCGCTGATGGGCACAGGGGTGGCCTCAGGCGATGACCGTGCCGTGGCGGCCGCACGCGCAGCCATCAGCAGCCCGTTGGTGGGCGAAACCTCTATCTTGGGCGCAGCGGGCTTGCTGGTGAACGTCACCGGGCCGCCAAACTTGAGCCTCCATGAGGTCTCGACAGCCGCTACGATCATCCGTGATGCTGCTGGCCCGGACGCGAACATCATCTTCGGTGCGGTGCTCAACCCGAAGATGAAGAACGAGGTGCGCGTTACCGTCATCGCCACCGGCTTTGGCCGGCACGCGCGCCCCAAACCTGAGCCGCCCGAGGCGATGTGGCAGGCGAAGCTTCCCTCCAGTCTGGAACCCAGCGAAATCCCCGCTTTTGCCAGGAAGATCGTGGCGGAGGAGCCCGTGAATGGCAATAACGGATTTGAAGAGGCTGAGCAGGCGGAGGAGATGGTGTTTGAAAACGAGCGCGACGAGCCCGCTTACCTCCGCAAGCGCAGGCGTCTTTTCTGA
- a CDS encoding B12-binding domain-containing radical SAM protein: MSKATWQFRRYAESLLSAEASTVQLRSHADVHIALVYPNSYEVGMANLGFQSLYRLLNGCGETRCERAFLGEGPLAREVRTLESGRPLREFDIVAFCLSFELDYFNAVWMLHLAGIPVLWRERRERDPLVLVGGTAVTLNPAPMMPIADLLFIGEADEAVDKIVAAFRAGRDAGRGRAGVVEAVGGVSGVLAPASVGTHHAPTVCRQYVAELRAHPTFSAVVTPASHYRNMFLVEVGRGCTRGCSFCAAGHIYRPKRVLSADEVEELVRRYIFATRRVGLVGAALSDFPDLDLLCERLADEGYTLGLSSFRIDRLTPRLLRALARAEVHSISLAPEAGSERLRMLINKRITDSHIDKALALVAEAPLEALRLYFMIGLPGETHADLEAIVRLVRQAAGRFLRKGTKRQITVSINALIPKAWTVFQWAAVLERKDLQERRAYLEGALRRIPGVKVRPKSVRQELLQAVLSLGGPEVGEALSLKVTKGLSWPLAFAEAGLDWRALIHQPRTLEQRFPWDIVDSGLDRAQLWRRWHKLQSDALSPSAGTA; the protein is encoded by the coding sequence ATGAGCAAAGCCACGTGGCAATTTCGCCGGTACGCGGAAAGCTTGTTGAGCGCTGAAGCCTCCACCGTACAGCTGCGGTCCCATGCCGACGTGCACATTGCGCTGGTTTACCCCAACTCGTACGAGGTGGGGATGGCCAATCTGGGATTTCAATCGCTCTACCGCCTCCTCAACGGTTGTGGCGAGACGCGTTGTGAGAGGGCCTTCCTCGGCGAAGGCCCTCTCGCGCGCGAAGTGCGCACGTTGGAGTCGGGCAGGCCACTGCGGGAATTCGACATTGTGGCCTTTTGTCTATCCTTTGAACTAGACTATTTCAACGCGGTGTGGATGCTCCATCTGGCGGGCATCCCGGTGTTATGGCGCGAACGGCGCGAACGCGACCCGCTGGTGCTCGTGGGGGGCACGGCCGTCACGCTCAATCCAGCGCCGATGATGCCCATCGCCGACCTCCTCTTCATCGGCGAGGCAGACGAGGCTGTGGACAAGATTGTTGCCGCTTTTCGAGCAGGACGTGATGCTGGCCGAGGCCGGGCGGGGGTGGTGGAAGCAGTGGGAGGTGTGTCTGGGGTTCTCGCTCCGGCCTCGGTCGGCACGCACCACGCACCAACCGTGTGCCGCCAATACGTTGCCGAGTTGCGCGCACACCCAACTTTCTCGGCGGTAGTGACGCCGGCCAGTCACTACCGCAACATGTTCCTGGTAGAAGTGGGCCGCGGGTGCACCCGCGGCTGTTCTTTTTGCGCCGCAGGCCACATCTATCGACCGAAGCGAGTGCTGAGTGCCGATGAGGTGGAAGAACTGGTCCGGCGTTATATCTTTGCCACGCGGCGCGTGGGCCTGGTGGGCGCCGCGCTCTCCGATTTCCCAGACTTGGACCTGCTCTGCGAACGCCTTGCTGATGAGGGGTATACCCTAGGTCTCTCCTCCTTCCGAATCGACCGGCTCACTCCACGCCTTCTCCGTGCCCTCGCCCGCGCAGAAGTGCACTCCATCTCCCTGGCGCCAGAGGCGGGCTCGGAGCGACTTCGCATGCTCATTAACAAGCGGATCACCGACAGCCACATCGACAAAGCATTGGCTCTGGTTGCAGAGGCACCGCTCGAGGCCCTTCGGCTCTACTTCATGATCGGCTTGCCCGGCGAAACGCACGCCGACCTCGAGGCAATCGTTCGGCTTGTACGCCAAGCGGCAGGAAGATTCCTGAGGAAAGGCACGAAACGGCAAATAACGGTCAGCATTAACGCGCTCATTCCCAAGGCGTGGACCGTCTTTCAATGGGCAGCAGTGCTGGAGCGCAAAGATCTGCAGGAAAGGCGCGCCTATCTTGAGGGAGCGCTGCGCAGGATTCCTGGCGTAAAGGTGCGTCCGAAAAGCGTGCGCCAAGAGCTTCTGCAGGCAGTTCTTTCTCTCGGGGGGCCTGAAGTCGGTGAAGCACTCTCCTTGAAAGTCACAAAGGGGCTCTCATGGCCGCTGGCGTTCGCTGAGGCCGGCCTTGATTGGCGTGCACTGATTCATCAGCCACGCACATTGGAGCAGCGCTTCCCGTGGGACATTGTGGACTCTGGACTGGATCGAGCGCAGCTATGGCGCAGGTGGCACAAGCTGCAGTCCGACGCCCTCTCACCCTCAGCGGGTACGGCATAA
- the rpmB gene encoding 50S ribosomal protein L28, whose amino-acid sequence MARRCEICGKGPSVGHNISHAHNVTLRRWLPNLQTVRVKTDGGAKRMRVCTRCLRSGRVQKAV is encoded by the coding sequence ATGGCACGAAGGTGTGAGATATGCGGAAAAGGCCCGTCGGTTGGCCACAACATCAGTCACGCGCACAACGTTACTTTGCGTCGCTGGCTTCCCAATTTGCAGACTGTGCGGGTGAAGACGGACGGTGGCGCCAAGCGTATGCGGGTGTGCACCAGGTGTCTGCGCAGCGGACGGGTGCAAAAGGCCGTATAG
- the dusB gene encoding tRNA dihydrouridine synthase DusB, producing MAIAGVELDGKAVLAPMAGLSDAPFRRLCRAFGAALVFTEMVSAHGLVRKNARTLDHLRFGEEERPIGVQLFGADPGVMAEAVAIVAQFRPELIDLNFGCPVPKVVRQGAGAALLRDPARVAAICRAAVAASPIPVTAKVRSGWHDDTDATRLARLLADCGVAAITVHARTRAAMFRHSADWRVIARVKEAVAVPVIGNGDVVDAASAQRMLKQTGCDLVMVGRGALGNPFIFGHINQVLAGGVETPPPSPAERIQACLRHLALAAAHHPEEVAVVRMRQHLGWYLKRIPGTKALRSKVMSMKSAAEVREALLSWLAEAHQGHVALVNGG from the coding sequence ATGGCAATCGCCGGCGTGGAACTGGACGGAAAGGCGGTGTTGGCCCCGATGGCGGGCCTCTCGGATGCCCCATTTCGGCGCTTGTGCCGCGCTTTTGGCGCGGCATTGGTTTTCACCGAGATGGTGAGCGCCCATGGATTGGTGCGGAAGAACGCCAGAACTTTGGACCATCTGCGTTTTGGGGAAGAGGAGCGTCCCATAGGGGTGCAGCTGTTTGGGGCCGACCCCGGGGTCATGGCGGAGGCTGTGGCGATCGTGGCGCAGTTCCGCCCGGAGCTCATCGATCTGAACTTCGGGTGCCCGGTGCCAAAGGTGGTGCGCCAGGGCGCGGGGGCGGCGCTGCTCAGAGACCCGGCGCGCGTCGCGGCCATCTGTCGGGCAGCAGTGGCTGCCTCCCCCATACCGGTTACGGCCAAGGTGCGCTCCGGCTGGCATGACGACACCGATGCGACGCGGCTCGCGCGCCTGCTTGCCGATTGCGGTGTGGCGGCCATTACCGTACACGCGCGTACCAGGGCGGCCATGTTCCGGCACAGCGCCGACTGGAGGGTCATCGCCCGGGTCAAGGAAGCGGTGGCAGTGCCGGTGATTGGCAATGGCGACGTGGTGGACGCCGCATCGGCACAGCGGATGCTGAAGCAGACCGGCTGCGACTTGGTCATGGTAGGACGAGGCGCCTTGGGCAACCCTTTCATTTTCGGCCACATCAACCAGGTCCTGGCCGGTGGGGTGGAGACACCGCCCCCCTCTCCTGCTGAGCGCATCCAAGCCTGTCTGCGGCACCTGGCGCTGGCCGCTGCGCACCACCCTGAGGAGGTTGCTGTGGTGCGCATGCGCCAACACCTGGGGTGGTATTTGAAGCGCATTCCTGGCACAAAGGCGCTGCGCTCCAAGGTGATGAGCATGAAATCCGCAGCGGAGGTGCGGGAGGCCCTTCTCTCTTGGCTCGCAGAAGCGCACCAGGGCCACGTCGCGCTGGTCAATGGGGGGTGA
- a CDS encoding cyclic 2,3-diphosphoglycerate synthase has protein sequence MARKKRVLIMGAAGRDFHNFNVCFRESKDTEVVAFTATQIPDIEGRIYPPELAGPSYPRGIPIYPESELDRLVIENQVDEVVFSYSDVSHEYVMHKAAQANAAGAGFVLLGARATMLQSKVPVVAICAVRTGCGKSQTTRRVADILRRMGKRLVVVRHPMPYGDLRKQRIQRFATYEDLDRHECTIEEREEYEPHLDRGTVVYAGVDYAAILAEAEKEADVILWDGGNNDIPFFKPQVHITVVDPLRPGHEVTYYPGETNLRMADVVVINKETTAAFEDIETVRANIASVNPRAVVVDAASPITVDKPELIRGKRVLVVEDGPTLTHGEMSYGAGVVAAQKYGACELVDPRPFLKGSLVETFAKYPEIGSVLPAMGYGAKQIKDLQATINACDCDVVIVGTPIDLRRVVKMKHPAVRVRYELQEIGSPTLEEILKEVPALQSGN, from the coding sequence ATGGCGAGGAAGAAGCGTGTCCTCATCATGGGTGCTGCTGGTCGTGATTTTCATAACTTCAATGTGTGTTTTCGAGAGTCTAAAGACACAGAAGTAGTGGCCTTCACTGCCACCCAGATACCCGACATCGAAGGACGCATTTATCCACCTGAACTGGCCGGCCCCTCATACCCACGAGGCATCCCAATCTATCCAGAATCAGAACTCGATAGACTTGTTATTGAAAACCAAGTGGACGAGGTTGTTTTCTCCTACAGTGACGTTTCGCATGAGTATGTGATGCACAAGGCCGCGCAGGCCAATGCTGCTGGGGCCGGCTTCGTTCTGCTGGGTGCACGGGCGACAATGCTGCAGAGCAAGGTGCCTGTGGTGGCCATCTGCGCGGTGCGCACCGGTTGCGGCAAGAGTCAGACTACCAGGCGCGTGGCGGACATTTTGCGCAGGATGGGAAAACGTTTGGTGGTGGTTCGCCATCCCATGCCCTACGGCGATCTGAGGAAGCAACGCATACAACGCTTTGCTACGTACGAAGATCTCGACCGGCACGAATGCACCATTGAGGAGCGCGAGGAGTACGAGCCGCACCTGGACCGTGGCACCGTGGTGTATGCCGGGGTCGACTATGCGGCCATTCTGGCCGAGGCGGAGAAGGAAGCTGACGTGATTCTATGGGATGGGGGAAACAACGACATTCCGTTTTTCAAGCCGCAGGTGCACATCACGGTGGTAGACCCGTTGCGCCCCGGGCACGAGGTGACCTACTACCCGGGCGAAACCAATCTGCGCATGGCGGATGTGGTGGTCATTAACAAGGAAACCACCGCGGCCTTTGAGGACATCGAGACGGTCCGGGCCAATATCGCCAGCGTCAACCCGCGTGCCGTGGTGGTGGATGCCGCCTCGCCCATTACGGTGGACAAGCCGGAGCTTATTCGGGGCAAGCGGGTGCTGGTGGTGGAAGACGGTCCCACGCTGACCCATGGCGAGATGAGCTACGGCGCGGGGGTGGTGGCCGCGCAGAAGTACGGCGCTTGCGAGCTGGTGGATCCCCGGCCGTTCCTCAAAGGGAGCTTGGTGGAGACCTTTGCCAAATATCCAGAAATTGGCTCCGTGCTGCCGGCGATGGGGTACGGAGCGAAGCAGATCAAGGACCTTCAGGCGACGATCAATGCGTGCGACTGCGACGTGGTGATCGTCGGCACGCCCATTGATCTGCGGCGCGTGGTGAAGATGAAGCATCCTGCAGTGCGCGTGCGCTACGAGCTGCAGGAGATCGGTTCGCCCACCCTGGAGGAGATACTCAAGGAAGTGCCGGCCCTGCAATCGGGGAACTGA